The following coding sequences are from one Rutidosis leptorrhynchoides isolate AG116_Rl617_1_P2 chromosome 11, CSIRO_AGI_Rlap_v1, whole genome shotgun sequence window:
- the LOC139875441 gene encoding uncharacterized protein — MNIVKLCAFMDLQLVANQFNGSFDANDPSMQKYLQLLKEMAMRFEHFELAQVPRSQNKKADALSKLTALTFSHFQKQVWVEELPSKSIDSNLMVASVTEEQQNWMDPILQYIRSNILPDDGREARLVRERAPMRMGAAKQ; from the exons atgaatattgttaagttatGTGCATTTATGGATTTGCagttagtagcgaatcagtttaatggATCTTTTGACGCGAATGATCCCTCTATGCAGAAATACTTGCAGTTGTTGAAAGAAATGGCAATGCGATTTGAGCATTTCgaactcgcgcaagtgccaagaagccaaaacaaaaaggcggatgcgTTGAGCAAATTGACTGCTTTAACATtctcgcactttcaaaaacaagtatgggttgaggaattaccaaGTAAATCAATAGATAGTAACTTAATGGTTGCATCTGTTACAGAAGAACAACAAAATTGGATGGATCCAATTCTACAATATATCCGCAGTAATATTCTGCCAGATGATGGTCGCGAAGCCCGTTTAGTAAGAGAGCGAGCACCGAT GCGAATGGGTGCTGCGaaacaatga